From one Microbacterium aurum genomic stretch:
- a CDS encoding sensor histidine kinase gives MRTPFWEYRPLSPWARRALIVLIAVTLILDSLFRATNGGATSVVSAVVTTSATVAVALFAWRPTIATLAVMAASIAAAITGVSDSLLAGAAIVGLVAFTCSPALTAVYAAVWVVWLIVVVAGHDATFQPLGAIVIAVLSLVSLLIGVAIRQQSERAKTLATQLEASEREVAEQLRHERDLIADELHDIVAHEITIVALHAAVLERTEDSSTRTQSQTAIREAAVQALTDIRRVLGMVRGEENLSPERVPAPDSLEGALAASVKELRNAGIDVQVDVPEEVRLPNAPLLALIRVIRESATNVLKHATGARHVSISLRVEHDWVHLRITDDSPPAHTAGLPSSGYGIVRLRERFRVFGGSFDARREPEGWVVSAALPLTA, from the coding sequence ATGCGCACCCCATTCTGGGAGTATCGACCGCTGAGCCCGTGGGCTCGACGAGCACTCATCGTTCTCATCGCGGTCACTCTCATCCTCGACTCCCTCTTCAGAGCAACCAACGGCGGGGCGACAAGTGTCGTTTCTGCGGTCGTGACGACAAGTGCGACCGTCGCGGTCGCGCTGTTTGCCTGGCGACCGACCATCGCAACGCTGGCGGTGATGGCCGCCAGCATCGCTGCCGCGATCACTGGAGTCTCCGACAGCCTGCTTGCAGGCGCCGCGATCGTGGGACTCGTCGCCTTCACATGCAGTCCCGCACTGACAGCGGTCTATGCCGCTGTATGGGTGGTCTGGCTCATCGTGGTGGTTGCCGGCCATGACGCGACGTTCCAGCCGCTCGGTGCGATCGTCATCGCGGTCCTGAGTCTCGTCAGTCTTCTGATCGGCGTGGCGATCAGACAGCAGTCCGAGAGAGCGAAGACACTGGCTACACAACTCGAAGCGTCAGAACGCGAGGTCGCGGAGCAGCTGCGGCACGAGCGCGACCTCATCGCCGACGAGTTGCACGACATCGTCGCCCATGAGATCACCATCGTCGCGCTGCACGCCGCGGTTCTGGAGCGCACGGAGGACTCGAGCACGCGGACCCAATCGCAGACCGCGATCCGCGAGGCCGCCGTGCAGGCCCTCACCGACATCCGCCGCGTGCTGGGGATGGTGCGCGGCGAGGAGAATCTCTCCCCCGAACGCGTCCCCGCTCCGGACAGCCTCGAAGGCGCGCTGGCCGCGTCGGTCAAGGAACTGCGCAACGCCGGCATCGACGTTCAGGTGGACGTCCCGGAGGAGGTGCGGCTGCCCAACGCTCCGCTGCTGGCGCTGATCCGTGTCATCCGGGAGAGCGCGACCAACGTCCTCAAGCACGCCACGGGCGCCCGACACGTCAGCATCTCGCTGCGCGTCGAGCACGACTGGGTGCATCTGCGCATCACCGACGACTCACCGCCCGCGCACACGGCCGGCCTCCCCTCGTCGGGCTATGGCATCGTCCGTCTGCGAGAACGCTTCCGCGTCTTCGGCGGCTCCTTCGACGCGCGGCGCGAGCCGGAGGGGTGGGTGGTCAGCGCGGCACTGCCGCTGACGGCGTGA